A genomic stretch from Echeneis naucrates chromosome 6, fEcheNa1.1, whole genome shotgun sequence includes:
- the tmem106ba gene encoding transmembrane protein 106Ba has product MGKAQSHLAKHKHESQDALTASGEYRDGQTEEDGKSGDVSQFPYVEFTGRDSVTCPTCQGTGRIPRGQENQLVALIPYSDQRLRPSRTKLYVTISVALCLLLSGLAVFFLFPRSIDVSYVGVKSAYVSYDHEKLIVYLNITNTLNITNNNYYAISVTNITAQVQFSKTVIGKAKFNNSTIITPLDAEQIDYTVPTTIADEMSYMFNYCTMPTIKVHNIVLMMQVTVTTSYFGHTEQVSQEMYQYVDCGGNTTSLHGHVQVYQ; this is encoded by the exons ATGGGCAAGGCCCAGTCACACTTGGCCAAGCACAAACATGAGAGTCAGGATGCGCTGACAGCTTCTGGAGAGTACAGAGACGGTCAGACAGAAGAGGACGGAAAAAGCGGCGACGTCTCTCAGTTCCCCTATGTGGAGTTCACTGGGCGGGACAGTGTAACGTGCCCCACATGTCAGGGCACTGGTAGAATCCCACGAG gTCAAGAGAATCAGCTCGTGGCTCTGATTCCATACAGCGACCAAAGGTTGAGGCCAAGCAGGAC TAAACTCTATGTCACGATATCAGTGGCCCTGTGCCTGCTGCTGTCTGGTCTGGCAGTTTTCTTCCTATTCCCTCGCTCCATTGACGTGTCCTACGTGGGGGTGAAGTCGGCCTACGTCTCCTATGACCATGAGAAATTAATCGTCTATCTCAATATTACA AATACCCTGAACATCACCAACAATAACTACTACGCCATATCTGTGACCAACATCACAGCGCAAGTACAGTTCTCTAAGACGGTGATAGGCAAGGCGAAGTTTAACAACAGCACAATTATCACACCACTGGATGCAGAGCAG ATTGACTATACAGTTCCCACCACCATTGCTGATGAGATGAGTTATATGTT taACTACTGCACTATGCCAACCATTAAAGTTCACAACATAGTGCTCATGATGCA GGTGACGGTCACAACATCGTACTTTGGGCACACGGAGCAGGTCTCCCAGGAGATGTACCAGTATGTGGACTGCGGAGGGAACACCACCTCCTTGCATGGGCATGTGCAGGTCTACCAGTAA
- the seraf gene encoding von Willebrand factor D and EGF domain-containing protein, whose translation MGFQAPGSTLLLAACLAAVCSAGSAGSDAPRGVAVGFVFDPRAKCEPPCEHAGICIRNDTCFCSRGYEGETCQYANCYPKCKNGGQCLRPGKCRCPPGFGGRYCHKVTCDGGCWNGGECIAVNGVAKCICPSSWTGSKCQEAICPQGCRNGGICVAPGICSCLEGWLGGACHTAVCTQPCLNGGKCISPNKCRCRPPHSGPRCEERRKSH comes from the exons ATGGGCTTCCAGGCTCCGGGCTCCACGCTTCTCCTGGCCGCCTGCTTGGCGGCCGTGTGCTCCGCCGGGTCCGCCGGCTCCGACGCGCCCCGGGGGGTCGCGGTGGGTTTCGTGTTCGATCCCCGGGCGAAGTGCGAGCCGCCGTGCGAACACGCAGGAATCTGCATCCGCAACGACACGTGTTTCTGCTCCAGAGGCTACGAAGGGGAGACCTGCCAGTATG cTAACTGTTATCCCAAATGTAAAAACGGAGGGCAGTGTCTTCGCCCTGGAAAATGCAGATGTCCTCCAGGATTTGGAGGAAGATACTGTCACAAAG TGACGTGTGACGGAGGCTGTTGGAACGGAGGGGAATGCATCGCTGTCAACGGAGTGGCCAAGTGCATCTGCCCGTCAAGCTGGACCGGCTCAAAATGCCAAGAGG CAATTTGTCCTCAAGGCTGCAGGAACGGGGGGATCTGCGTGGCTCCAGGAATCTGCAGCTGTCTGGAGGGATGGCTGGGCGGCGCCTGCCACACTG ctGTTTGCACTCAGCCCTGCCTGAACGGAGGGAAGTGTATCTCCCCCAACAAATGCCGCTGTCGACCCCCTCACTCTGGGCCTCGctgtgaggagaggagaaagtCTCACTAG